In the genome of Myxococcus stipitatus, one region contains:
- a CDS encoding ABC transporter ATP-binding protein, translated as MELRLEGVSKTYPNGTRALHDVTLTIPRGMFGLLGPNGAGKSTLMRSIATLQEVDGGSMTFDGIDIRKDKDRLRDVLGFLPQDFGVYPKVTAWDMLDHLAQLKGLSQRRSRHDAVKALLAKVNLWEHRDRRLGGFSGGMKQRFGIAQALLGDPKLLIVDEPTAGLDPAERFRFHNLLAEISADIVVLLSTHIVSDVADLCQNMAVLAQGRVVTSGHPLRLVDSLKERVWKRFVTKQEELEALTQSLTVIAVRRVAGQRLVHVHAESAPEGFEPANPDLEDVYFHALSRASKAA; from the coding sequence ATGGAGCTCAGACTCGAAGGCGTGTCCAAGACATATCCCAACGGCACGCGAGCGCTTCACGACGTCACCCTCACCATTCCGCGAGGCATGTTCGGTCTGCTCGGCCCCAATGGCGCCGGGAAGTCGACACTCATGCGCAGCATCGCCACGCTTCAAGAGGTGGATGGCGGAAGCATGACCTTCGACGGGATTGACATCCGCAAGGACAAGGACCGGCTGCGCGATGTACTCGGCTTCCTGCCCCAGGACTTCGGCGTCTATCCCAAGGTGACGGCGTGGGACATGCTCGACCACCTCGCGCAGCTCAAGGGCCTGTCGCAGCGCCGCTCGCGACATGACGCGGTGAAGGCGCTGCTCGCCAAGGTGAACCTCTGGGAGCACCGCGACCGCAGGCTCGGCGGCTTCTCCGGCGGCATGAAGCAGCGCTTCGGCATCGCCCAGGCGCTCCTGGGAGACCCCAAGCTGCTCATCGTCGACGAGCCCACCGCGGGCCTGGACCCGGCCGAGCGCTTCCGCTTCCACAACCTGCTCGCCGAAATCAGCGCGGACATCGTGGTGCTGCTGTCCACGCACATCGTCTCGGACGTGGCGGACCTCTGCCAGAACATGGCGGTCCTCGCGCAGGGACGCGTCGTCACCAGCGGCCATCCGCTGCGCCTGGTGGATTCGCTGAAGGAGCGCGTGTGGAAGCGCTTCGTCACGAAGCAGGAGGAGCTGGAAGCGCTGACCCAGAGCCTGACGGTCATCGCCGTGCGCCGCGTGGCGGGACAGCGACTGGTGCACGTCCACGCGGAGAGCGCCCCCGAGGGCTTCGAGCCCGCCAACCCTGACCTGGAAGACGTCTACTTCCACGCGCTCAGCCGCGCGTCGAAGGCGGCGTAG
- a CDS encoding glycoside hydrolase 5 family protein, giving the protein MTSRRRTLHLALLMLWLCGCGEGEPVMLEAVAADCASAPPQRLGPLPAGGMVLNAYFLQEEAARDVRRGLPGSPVVEEVLAKAAALGVVALRTNGHNDAPEKRGDSAIQIAPLQYDEVAWRGLDRVLTRARAHGVRLVLTLGNYWDAYGGARQYVEWAGLIAPVQGDPRFFTDPTTIALYKEHVARTLERVNTEDGIRYGDHPAVLAWELLNEPRGRGLDAQGAQLRAWIDDVAREVKARAPGHLVGTGEEGFEPSPDGYDAAYWSRVGTSMLRTPGSSFTRNTASPYIDFASVHFYPESWGLDGAGTAEAGARWIREHAAIASALGKPLFVGELGLKNEGALDLSQRRALYRGWLECMRVSGVGAGSPWMFANDARPDAWDAHTFYFRDGTRPEDPVNRYADLILEAAGAVMR; this is encoded by the coding sequence ATGACTTCGCGGCGCCGGACGCTCCACCTCGCGCTCCTCATGTTGTGGCTGTGCGGATGTGGTGAAGGCGAGCCGGTGATGTTGGAGGCGGTGGCCGCGGACTGCGCGAGCGCTCCGCCTCAACGACTGGGACCACTCCCCGCGGGCGGCATGGTGCTCAACGCCTACTTCCTCCAGGAAGAGGCGGCGCGCGACGTGCGGCGGGGATTGCCAGGGTCTCCCGTGGTGGAGGAGGTGCTGGCGAAGGCGGCGGCGCTGGGGGTCGTGGCGTTGCGCACCAACGGCCATAACGATGCTCCCGAGAAGCGAGGCGACAGCGCCATCCAGATAGCGCCGCTCCAGTACGACGAGGTCGCCTGGAGAGGCTTGGACCGCGTGCTCACGCGCGCGCGAGCCCACGGGGTTCGATTGGTTCTCACCCTGGGCAACTACTGGGATGCCTACGGTGGTGCCCGACAGTACGTCGAGTGGGCGGGCCTGATTGCACCCGTGCAAGGCGACCCTCGCTTCTTCACCGACCCCACGACCATCGCGCTCTACAAGGAGCACGTCGCCAGGACGCTGGAGCGGGTGAACACGGAGGACGGCATCCGCTATGGCGACCACCCGGCGGTGCTCGCGTGGGAACTGCTCAACGAGCCCCGGGGGCGGGGACTGGATGCGCAAGGGGCCCAGTTGCGGGCATGGATTGACGACGTGGCGCGCGAGGTGAAGGCCCGCGCGCCGGGCCATCTCGTGGGCACGGGCGAGGAAGGCTTCGAGCCCTCGCCGGACGGGTACGACGCCGCCTATTGGTCTCGCGTGGGGACGTCGATGCTGCGCACGCCGGGGTCCAGCTTCACGCGCAACACCGCGTCGCCGTACATCGACTTCGCGTCGGTGCACTTCTATCCGGAGTCCTGGGGCCTGGATGGAGCGGGCACGGCGGAGGCGGGGGCCCGATGGATTCGCGAGCACGCGGCCATCGCGAGCGCGCTGGGCAAGCCGCTGTTCGTGGGCGAGCTGGGGCTGAAGAACGAAGGCGCGCTGGACCTCTCGCAGCGGCGCGCGCTGTATCGCGGCTGGCTGGAGTGCATGCGCGTGTCGGGCGTGGGCGCGGGCTCGCCGTGGATGTTCGCCAACGATGCACGGCCCGACGCGTGGGACGCGCACACGTTCTACTTCCGGGATGGCACCCGGCCCGAGGACCCCGTCAACCGCTACGCCGACCTCATCCTGGAGGCGGCGGGCGCGGTGATGCGCTGA
- a CDS encoding peptidoglycan-binding domain-containing protein, with the protein MLKVGTRGSDVTRLQQSLAKAGFNPGSADGIFGPKTKAAVEAYQRKQGLQVDGIVGNNTGRALFKSRNADLWDGKPAAGANRPGTTGGVPGNFPVNGSNRQKLDYATNLARQMGLTITSTTGGKHTPGSYHYKGRAIDVAGDPATMAKFYDRLKGTNPTELFHDPKGGIKHGQNIGPIGGHGRHVHVAY; encoded by the coding sequence ATGCTCAAGGTTGGTACGCGCGGTTCGGACGTGACGCGGCTCCAGCAGTCCCTGGCCAAGGCGGGCTTCAACCCGGGCTCCGCGGACGGCATCTTCGGACCGAAGACGAAGGCCGCGGTGGAGGCCTATCAGCGCAAGCAGGGCCTGCAGGTGGACGGCATCGTGGGCAACAACACGGGCCGCGCCCTCTTCAAATCGCGCAACGCGGACCTCTGGGATGGCAAGCCCGCGGCCGGCGCCAACCGCCCCGGCACCACGGGGGGCGTCCCGGGCAACTTCCCGGTGAATGGCTCCAACCGCCAGAAGCTCGACTACGCGACGAACCTGGCCAGGCAGATGGGGCTCACCATCACGTCGACCACGGGCGGCAAGCACACGCCGGGCTCGTACCACTACAAGGGCCGCGCCATCGACGTGGCGGGAGACCCGGCGACGATGGCGAAGTTCTATGACCGTCTGAAGGGCACCAACCCCACCGAGCTCTTCCACGACCCGAAGGGCGGCATCAAGCACGGGCAGAACATTGGCCCCATCGGTGGTCACGGCCGTCACGTGCACGTCGCGTACTGA
- a CDS encoding response regulator transcription factor, whose protein sequence is MDAPQPPASPAQSPIRVFVVEDQTKILKNQLRLFEGHPDIEIVGTALSGEAAMEEVPRVMPDVLLLDLGLPRMSGIDVTREVKAVYPKIEILIFTIFDEEDKVLEAVKAGASGYMLKGSPVDKIIEAIKEVRAGGTVIQPNLARRLLRHFRVDPDTTPVPASAGGPPAVAPPPEASAAPAESSESPTTEEPLLKPLSDREREILQLIAKGVSNSEAARLLNLSKATIRTHLEHIYRKLEVTNRVEAVTEGIRKGLISV, encoded by the coding sequence GTGGACGCCCCGCAGCCCCCCGCCTCTCCCGCGCAGTCCCCCATCCGCGTCTTCGTGGTGGAAGACCAGACCAAGATCCTCAAGAACCAGCTGCGCCTGTTCGAGGGCCACCCCGACATCGAAATCGTCGGCACCGCGCTCTCGGGTGAAGCGGCGATGGAGGAGGTCCCCCGCGTCATGCCGGATGTCCTCCTGCTCGACCTGGGCCTGCCGCGCATGAGCGGCATCGACGTGACCCGCGAGGTCAAGGCCGTCTACCCGAAGATTGAAATCCTCATCTTCACCATCTTCGACGAGGAGGACAAAGTCCTCGAGGCCGTGAAGGCGGGGGCATCCGGTTACATGCTCAAGGGCTCGCCGGTCGACAAGATCATCGAGGCCATCAAGGAGGTCCGCGCGGGCGGCACCGTCATCCAGCCCAACCTCGCGCGCAGGCTGCTCCGCCACTTCCGCGTGGACCCGGACACCACGCCTGTCCCCGCCTCCGCGGGTGGCCCCCCCGCCGTCGCGCCTCCGCCGGAAGCCTCCGCTGCGCCCGCCGAGTCCTCCGAGAGCCCCACCACCGAGGAGCCCCTGCTCAAGCCGCTCTCGGACCGCGAGCGCGAAATCCTCCAGCTCATCGCCAAGGGGGTCTCCAACAGCGAGGCGGCGCGGCTGCTCAACCTGAGCAAGGCCACCATCCGCACCCACCTGGAGCACATCTATCGGAAGCTCGAGGTGACCAACCGCGTCGAAGCGGTGACCGAAGGCATCCGCAAGGGCCTCATCTCCGTCTGA
- a CDS encoding sensor histidine kinase — MDSNLALGEETPANDLRARVREVLSRRKLTDSVSTEQATASWEQDRFVARARALFYARMMFLTLGLLILAVPTWSGYFGLTGAFSFLGYFTMLLYSVANLLVIDHPKAGRWVTYTTLCLDLVILVVLIAKPQVGGGLQSPLLATQLLFTTLFSILYPKPLAILPPLLALPITTRLDLLLNRSVTAVELLTLLWYLALNFIIVYVLVYLNEREAAAHREVVALQGDLKELAVVEERNRLAREIHDGLGASLSSMIIQAEYILNLAREEGLRSEIRELKVTAEESIEELRRSLRMMREDFELAQGLEDYAKTFNERTGLSIQFERTGLQRKLSPDSQLALFRILQECLSNAVKHAEAKLVQVKLDYAEDHVHLIVRDNGKGFDPQRTPRGHYGLLNMRERAMKLNGQLIVDSSPGAGAQVAFSLPCSPP, encoded by the coding sequence ATGGATTCCAATCTCGCCCTGGGCGAGGAGACCCCGGCCAATGACCTCCGCGCCCGCGTGCGAGAGGTCCTCTCGCGCCGCAAGCTGACGGACAGCGTCTCCACCGAGCAGGCCACCGCGTCGTGGGAGCAGGACCGGTTCGTCGCCCGGGCCCGCGCCCTGTTCTACGCGCGAATGATGTTCCTCACGCTGGGCCTGCTCATCCTCGCCGTGCCCACGTGGAGCGGCTACTTCGGGCTCACCGGCGCCTTCTCCTTCCTCGGCTATTTCACGATGCTGCTCTACAGCGTCGCGAACCTGCTCGTCATCGACCACCCCAAGGCCGGCCGCTGGGTGACGTACACCACGCTGTGCCTGGACCTCGTCATCCTGGTGGTCCTCATCGCCAAGCCCCAGGTGGGCGGCGGTCTGCAGAGTCCCCTGCTGGCCACGCAGCTGCTGTTCACCACCCTCTTCTCCATCCTCTACCCCAAGCCGCTCGCCATCCTGCCGCCGCTCCTGGCGCTGCCCATCACCACGCGGCTGGACCTGCTCCTCAACCGCTCCGTGACGGCCGTGGAGCTGCTCACGCTGCTCTGGTACCTGGCGCTCAACTTCATCATCGTCTACGTGCTCGTGTACCTGAACGAGCGCGAGGCCGCCGCGCACCGCGAGGTCGTCGCCCTCCAGGGCGACCTCAAGGAGCTGGCCGTCGTCGAGGAGCGCAACCGGCTGGCGCGCGAGATCCACGACGGCCTGGGTGCGTCGCTCTCGTCGATGATCATCCAGGCGGAGTACATCCTGAACCTCGCGCGCGAGGAGGGCCTGCGCTCGGAGATTCGGGAGTTGAAGGTCACCGCCGAGGAGTCCATCGAGGAGCTGCGCCGCAGCCTGCGCATGATGCGCGAGGACTTCGAGCTGGCGCAGGGCCTGGAGGACTACGCGAAGACCTTCAACGAGCGCACCGGGCTGAGCATCCAGTTCGAGCGCACCGGCCTCCAGCGCAAGCTGTCCCCCGACTCACAGCTCGCCCTGTTCCGCATCCTCCAGGAGTGCCTCTCCAACGCCGTGAAGCACGCCGAGGCGAAGCTCGTGCAGGTGAAGCTCGACTACGCCGAGGACCACGTGCACCTCATCGTCCGCGACAACGGCAAGGGCTTCGACCCGCAGCGCACGCCGCGCGGACACTACGGCCTGCTGAACATGCGTGAGCGCGCCATGAAGCTCAACGGACAGCTCATCGTCGATTCGTCACCCGGCGCAGGTGCCCAGGTGGCCTTCTCCCTCCCCTGCTCTCCCCCTTGA
- a CDS encoding HesA/MoeB/ThiF family protein produces the protein MHGPEEHHHPRIPQASRIERSRVLIVGAGGLGCPASLALAQAGVGHLTLADPDRVDVTNLPRQLWHRPGDVGRNKAESAVAGLARAFPALSTEALPERVDANNVEGLFRAHDAVIDATDGVLTKFFLSDVAVLTGVPLVYGGVLRMQGQAMRVEPGGPCLRCLYETPPSPDAVPTCAQAGVLGSLAGLVGAVQALLVLELLAGASRRVPGEATLQVLDGLTLLGRRTRVERAPDCPGCAVTDVPAFPGEEGACAR, from the coding sequence ATGCACGGTCCAGAAGAGCACCACCATCCTCGAATTCCCCAGGCTTCCCGTATCGAGCGCTCCCGGGTGCTCATCGTCGGAGCCGGTGGGCTGGGCTGTCCCGCGTCGCTGGCGTTGGCGCAGGCGGGTGTCGGCCACCTGACGCTGGCGGACCCGGATCGGGTCGATGTGACGAACCTGCCACGGCAGCTGTGGCACCGGCCCGGGGACGTGGGGCGGAACAAGGCGGAGTCCGCGGTGGCGGGGCTCGCGCGAGCCTTCCCGGCCCTGTCGACGGAGGCGCTGCCGGAGCGGGTGGACGCGAACAACGTGGAGGGACTCTTCCGCGCGCACGACGCCGTCATCGACGCGACCGATGGGGTGCTGACCAAGTTCTTCCTCTCGGACGTGGCGGTGCTCACGGGCGTGCCGCTCGTCTATGGGGGCGTGTTGCGGATGCAGGGCCAGGCGATGCGCGTGGAGCCGGGCGGGCCTTGCCTGCGCTGTCTCTACGAGACGCCGCCGTCGCCGGACGCGGTGCCCACGTGCGCGCAGGCTGGAGTGCTGGGCTCGCTCGCGGGGCTGGTGGGCGCGGTGCAGGCCCTGTTGGTGCTGGAGCTCCTGGCGGGGGCGTCCCGGCGCGTTCCGGGAGAGGCCACGTTGCAGGTGCTGGATGGCCTCACGCTCCTGGGGCGGCGCACCCGTGTCGAGCGGGCCCCGGACTGTCCCGGCTGCGCCGTCACGGACGTGCCCGCGTTTCCGGGCGAGGAGGGCGCATGCGCGCGGTGA
- a CDS encoding sulfurtransferase TusA family protein, with protein sequence MSEPVATLDITREVCPMTYVRTKLRLETLEAGAVLEIILRGSEPLKNVPRSAREEGHEVVSLEAREDGTHRLVLRKQGR encoded by the coding sequence ATGAGTGAGCCCGTGGCGACGCTGGACATCACGCGAGAGGTCTGCCCCATGACCTACGTGCGCACGAAGCTCCGGCTGGAGACGCTGGAGGCGGGGGCCGTGCTGGAGATCATCCTCCGAGGCTCCGAGCCCCTGAAGAACGTGCCCCGCAGCGCGCGCGAGGAGGGACATGAGGTCGTCTCCCTCGAGGCGCGCGAGGATGGCACCCACCGGCTGGTGCTGCGCAAGCAGGGGAGGTGA
- a CDS encoding MoaD/ThiS family protein, with translation MATIRIPSMMRPLTRNQAEVTALGATVREVLRDLDTRYPGIGAKLLDEHGAVRRYVNVFLNDEDIRALDALDTPVKDVDRLTLIPAMAGG, from the coding sequence ATGGCGACCATTCGGATCCCCTCGATGATGCGCCCGCTCACGCGCAACCAGGCGGAGGTGACGGCCCTGGGCGCGACGGTCCGCGAGGTGCTGCGGGACCTGGACACCCGCTACCCGGGCATCGGCGCGAAGCTGCTGGACGAGCACGGCGCCGTGCGGCGCTACGTCAACGTCTTCCTCAACGACGAGGACATCCGCGCCCTGGACGCCCTCGACACCCCGGTGAAGGACGTGGACCGCCTCACCCTCATCCCCGCGATGGCGGGAGGTTGA
- a CDS encoding ThiF family adenylyltransferase encodes MALREDQILRYSRQILLREVGGRGQEALLSGGARVDATGASGLTAAAYLAGGGTPVAGMGSLTMGPWSPGFLVSAEEVGLPVVSTLAREVPALNPDAANPEGRGGMIAELPSAWSGEAPWVALCGDGARGGVVFRGTEGCVWCFGETVRHLGSPPDGALGGALGALGAVVFQRLRLGMGPSLGGRWLVPPGTLEEMELRRCSRCASRQEPSAP; translated from the coding sequence ATGGCCCTGCGTGAAGATCAGATCCTTCGCTACTCCCGGCAGATCCTCCTGCGCGAGGTGGGAGGGCGTGGCCAGGAGGCGCTCCTGTCCGGTGGGGCGCGCGTGGATGCGACGGGCGCCTCGGGGTTGACGGCGGCGGCGTACCTCGCGGGCGGCGGCACTCCCGTCGCGGGCATGGGCTCGCTGACGATGGGGCCCTGGTCCCCGGGCTTCCTGGTGTCGGCGGAGGAGGTGGGGCTGCCCGTGGTCTCGACCCTGGCCCGCGAGGTTCCCGCGCTGAACCCGGACGCGGCGAATCCCGAGGGACGCGGTGGAATGATCGCGGAGCTGCCGTCGGCCTGGAGCGGCGAGGCCCCCTGGGTCGCGCTCTGCGGCGACGGCGCGCGCGGGGGCGTCGTGTTCCGGGGCACCGAGGGCTGTGTCTGGTGCTTCGGCGAGACGGTGCGACACCTGGGCTCTCCCCCCGATGGCGCGCTGGGTGGGGCCCTGGGGGCGCTGGGGGCCGTGGTCTTCCAGCGGCTTCGGTTGGGGATGGGCCCGTCGCTGGGTGGCCGGTGGCTGGTGCCTCCTGGCACCTTGGAGGAGATGGAGCTGCGGCGGTGCTCGCGCTGTGCGTCGCGCCAGGAGCCCTCGGCGCCGTGA
- a CDS encoding M67 family metallopeptidase, which yields MTTWPESRWPESVRQEIVRHLEGSYPEEGCGVILRGPEDDAWRVCPLRNASPWPTRAYAFAPEAWLALCLQAESRGEQVATVFHSHVDAPPTFSAEDRAQAAPSGHPLLPGVSYLIASVHRGRVVWVSEYEWRGGDFQTRRV from the coding sequence GTGACGACGTGGCCGGAGTCACGCTGGCCGGAATCCGTGCGCCAGGAAATCGTCCGGCATCTGGAGGGCAGCTACCCGGAGGAGGGCTGCGGTGTGATCCTCCGCGGGCCCGAGGACGACGCGTGGCGGGTGTGCCCCCTGCGCAACGCCTCACCCTGGCCCACGCGGGCCTACGCCTTCGCACCCGAGGCGTGGCTGGCGCTCTGCCTCCAGGCGGAGTCACGGGGAGAGCAGGTGGCCACCGTGTTCCACTCGCATGTGGACGCACCCCCCACCTTCTCCGCCGAGGACCGCGCTCAGGCTGCTCCCTCGGGGCATCCGCTCCTGCCGGGAGTTTCCTATCTCATCGCATCCGTACACCGGGGACGAGTTGTCTGGGTGTCCGAGTATGAGTGGAGGGGTGGCGATTTTCAGACGCGCAGGGTCTGA
- the cysC gene encoding adenylyl-sulfate kinase: MASNTGFTLWLTGMSGTGKSTTAAYIAARLRQVGRNVEILDEGELADELWAGLGDSKDERNTIAGRLGYVANVLTRNGVAALVPCVSPYKAKREENRRSIGRYVEVYVDCPTEKLIERDSTGRYKKALNGEIPNFVGITEPYEPPTSPEVTIHSDVESVEDGAAKIFQSLLDLGYMTTEELKTITGKKMKANPLPTKAEKAEKGGAKARRAEEPKAAAKPAKADKGAKSRPATRAARVAKPTPAAKKSAKGKGR, encoded by the coding sequence ATGGCCTCCAACACTGGATTCACCCTCTGGCTGACCGGCATGTCCGGTACAGGGAAGAGCACCACTGCCGCCTACATCGCGGCGCGGCTCCGTCAGGTTGGCCGCAATGTGGAGATCCTCGACGAGGGCGAGCTCGCCGATGAGCTGTGGGCGGGGTTGGGGGACTCGAAGGATGAGCGCAACACGATTGCCGGGCGGCTGGGCTACGTCGCCAACGTCCTGACGCGCAATGGTGTCGCCGCGCTGGTCCCCTGCGTGAGCCCGTACAAGGCGAAGCGCGAGGAGAACCGCCGGAGCATCGGCCGCTACGTCGAGGTCTACGTCGACTGCCCCACCGAGAAGCTCATCGAGCGCGACAGCACGGGCCGCTACAAGAAGGCGCTCAACGGGGAGATCCCCAACTTCGTGGGCATCACCGAGCCCTACGAGCCGCCCACCTCGCCCGAGGTCACCATCCACTCCGACGTGGAGTCGGTGGAGGACGGCGCGGCGAAGATCTTCCAGTCTCTCCTGGACCTTGGCTACATGACCACGGAGGAGCTGAAGACCATCACCGGCAAGAAGATGAAGGCCAACCCCCTGCCGACCAAGGCGGAGAAGGCTGAGAAGGGTGGGGCCAAGGCGCGCCGGGCGGAGGAGCCCAAGGCCGCGGCCAAGCCGGCGAAGGCGGACAAGGGCGCGAAGTCGCGTCCGGCCACGCGTGCGGCTCGGGTGGCGAAGCCGACGCCCGCGGCGAAGAAGTCCGCGAAGGGCAAGGGCCGCTGA
- the larE gene encoding ATP-dependent sacrificial sulfur transferase LarE has protein sequence MLSPERIQALCESSRPKLEAMRASLRAHGSALVAFSGGVDSTFVLKVAVEELGERALALTALSASVAPEEAQEARELAERLGARHVVIGSNELANPQYAANPTNRCYFCKTELYDLCEARRAELGLAVVVDGFNADDFKDHRPGHKAAREHAVVSPLAEAGLTKEEIRAWSQVLELPTWDKPQMACLASRIPYGTAVTRDRLLQIAAAESELRKLGFRQFRVRYHSEVARLEVAAEEYEKFLAADVRQRINTAFLALGFKFVSLDLEPFRSGRLNEAAGVTKPATQGAAGFALPVVS, from the coding sequence ATGCTGAGCCCCGAGCGAATCCAAGCCCTGTGTGAGTCGTCGCGCCCGAAGCTGGAGGCGATGCGCGCCTCGCTGCGTGCCCATGGCAGTGCGTTGGTGGCGTTCTCGGGGGGCGTGGACTCCACCTTCGTGCTGAAGGTGGCGGTGGAGGAGCTGGGCGAGCGGGCCCTGGCGCTCACGGCGCTGTCCGCGTCGGTGGCGCCGGAGGAGGCCCAGGAGGCGCGAGAGCTGGCGGAGCGCCTGGGCGCCCGGCACGTCGTCATCGGCAGCAACGAGCTGGCCAATCCGCAGTACGCGGCCAACCCCACCAACCGCTGCTACTTCTGCAAGACGGAGCTGTACGACCTCTGCGAGGCGCGCCGCGCGGAGCTGGGGCTGGCGGTGGTGGTGGACGGCTTCAACGCGGACGACTTCAAGGATCACCGGCCGGGGCACAAGGCGGCGCGGGAGCACGCGGTGGTGTCGCCGCTGGCGGAGGCGGGGCTGACGAAGGAGGAGATCCGCGCGTGGAGCCAGGTGCTGGAGTTGCCCACCTGGGACAAGCCGCAGATGGCCTGCCTGGCGTCGCGCATCCCCTACGGCACGGCGGTGACGAGGGACAGGCTGCTGCAGATCGCCGCCGCCGAGTCGGAGCTGCGCAAGCTGGGCTTCCGCCAGTTCCGCGTGCGCTACCACAGCGAGGTGGCGCGCCTGGAGGTGGCCGCGGAGGAGTACGAGAAGTTCCTCGCCGCGGACGTGCGCCAGCGGATCAACACCGCCTTCCTGGCGCTGGGGTTCAAGTTCGTGTCGTTGGATCTGGAGCCGTTCCGCTCCGGCCGGTTGAACGAGGCGGCGGGCGTGACAAAGCCCGCGACCCAGGGGGCCGCGGGCTTCGCGCTTCCCGTCGTCAGCTAG
- a CDS encoding ribbon-helix-helix domain-containing protein produces MDMNPRLTSVVFRLNREKLDALKELSRSTRIRQSEYLREAISDLLAKYEERLVD; encoded by the coding sequence TTGGACATGAATCCCCGCCTCACCTCGGTGGTCTTCCGGCTCAACCGCGAGAAGCTCGACGCCCTGAAGGAGCTGTCGCGCTCCACGCGCATCCGCCAGAGCGAGTACCTTCGGGAGGCCATCTCGGATCTGCTGGCGAAGTATGAGGAGCGGCTCGTCGACTGA
- a CDS encoding tRNA pseudouridine(38-40) synthase TruA, giving the protein MLTSTSKRTPVALWLWYLGGNFRGFQRQPQGPTVQEALEGALRTVGVPATVMPAGRTDRGVHARMQVVSVRLEAGDSAEALAQRLPAHLPPGLGLCLVRKPRSFHAQWSASGKAYRYRFHLGGAVAPEWAPYSLDVANEAGLQGQGHRVTPERVASLLALAAGTRDFIAFHEKSSPQKLRTLESATLHEHGGGLFEARLEGDGFARYQVRYVVGGALKVAAGLLPEEAWRSALETGAAMEGFKAPAHGLMLWEVRYPPDVDPFTAPERLQPPGLPREPPFLPG; this is encoded by the coding sequence GTGCTCACCTCGACCTCCAAGCGGACTCCCGTCGCCCTCTGGCTCTGGTACCTCGGTGGGAACTTCCGGGGCTTCCAGCGTCAACCCCAAGGCCCCACCGTCCAGGAGGCCCTGGAGGGGGCATTGCGGACCGTGGGGGTCCCCGCCACGGTGATGCCCGCCGGTCGCACGGACCGGGGCGTCCATGCCCGGATGCAGGTGGTGAGTGTCCGGTTGGAGGCGGGAGACTCGGCGGAGGCGCTCGCCCAGCGGCTGCCGGCGCACCTGCCCCCGGGGCTCGGGCTGTGCCTGGTCCGCAAGCCGCGCTCCTTCCATGCGCAGTGGAGCGCGAGCGGCAAGGCGTACCGCTACCGGTTCCACCTGGGCGGCGCGGTGGCCCCGGAGTGGGCGCCCTACTCGCTCGATGTCGCCAACGAGGCGGGGCTTCAGGGCCAGGGCCACCGGGTGACGCCCGAACGGGTGGCGTCACTGCTCGCCCTGGCGGCGGGCACGCGCGACTTCATTGCGTTCCATGAGAAGTCCAGCCCCCAGAAGCTCCGCACGCTGGAGTCCGCCACCCTCCATGAGCATGGAGGTGGGCTGTTCGAGGCACGGCTGGAGGGGGATGGCTTTGCTCGCTACCAGGTGCGCTACGTCGTGGGTGGCGCGCTGAAGGTGGCGGCGGGGCTGTTGCCAGAAGAAGCGTGGCGTTCGGCCCTGGAGACGGGGGCGGCCATGGAGGGCTTCAAGGCGCCCGCTCACGGCCTGATGCTCTGGGAGGTTCGCTACCCTCCCGACGTGGATCCCTTCACCGCCCCAGAGCGCCTCCAGCCTCCGGGGCTGCCGCGAGAGCCACCCTTCCTGCCCGGGTGA